One genomic region from Streptomyces sp. NBC_00582 encodes:
- a CDS encoding helix-turn-helix transcriptional regulator yields the protein MTDLCEEGSRLYADALRTGRIARVDVEPAPCLMELALLYPDADDANWLRPVPASVALAQRLNPIEREITERRRLSVQLAEAFEPFMSLSAPQTTSTPSITVLEGLDHINAALDLAASQCRNEVLSIQPSHRHPERRLIEALERDRPLIERGVRIRTLYQHTARYSPERLAWVDQFADGKAEYRTIDELVERLIICDETVAFIPIRDDRQVALEIRHAGLVSYLIKVFEFIWNRAVPLSAGAPYETAPDGLTDIQHSIAKLLVEGHVDEAIARRLGMNVRTCRAHIAKLATALGSGSRAQLGYLIAQSGILDRDQ from the coding sequence ATGACCGACCTGTGCGAGGAAGGAAGCCGCCTATACGCGGACGCACTCCGCACCGGACGCATCGCCCGCGTGGACGTGGAACCCGCCCCCTGCCTGATGGAGCTGGCTCTGCTCTACCCCGACGCGGATGACGCCAACTGGCTCCGTCCGGTTCCCGCGTCGGTCGCCCTCGCCCAGCGGCTCAACCCCATCGAACGCGAGATCACCGAGCGCAGACGGCTCTCGGTCCAGCTCGCCGAGGCGTTCGAGCCGTTCATGTCGCTCAGCGCCCCGCAGACGACGTCCACCCCCTCCATCACCGTCCTCGAGGGCCTCGACCACATCAACGCGGCACTGGACCTGGCCGCGTCGCAGTGCCGCAACGAGGTGCTCTCGATCCAGCCGAGCCACCGCCACCCGGAGCGCCGGCTCATCGAGGCACTGGAACGCGACCGGCCGCTGATCGAACGCGGCGTGCGGATCCGGACCCTCTACCAGCACACCGCCCGCTACAGCCCGGAGCGGCTCGCCTGGGTGGACCAGTTCGCCGACGGCAAGGCCGAGTACCGCACCATCGACGAACTCGTGGAGCGGCTGATCATCTGCGACGAGACCGTGGCGTTCATCCCCATCCGCGACGACCGCCAGGTCGCCCTGGAGATCCGCCACGCCGGACTGGTCAGCTACCTCATCAAGGTGTTCGAGTTCATCTGGAACCGGGCGGTGCCGCTGAGCGCCGGCGCGCCCTACGAGACCGCCCCCGACGGCCTCACCGACATCCAGCACTCCATCGCCAAACTCCTCGTCGAGGGCCATGTCGACGAGGCCATCGCCCGCCGGCTGGGGATGAACGTACGGACCTGCCGCGCCCACATCGCCAAACTCGCCACCGCCCTGGGCAGCGGCAGCCGGGCCCAACTGGGCTACCTCATCGCGCAGTCCGGGATCCTGGACCGCGACCAGTGA